The Bos mutus isolate GX-2022 chromosome 29, NWIPB_WYAK_1.1, whole genome shotgun sequence genome includes the window GGTTTCAGGCTGCCTTGCAATTCACCTGATGAAAAATTTCATACTTAATATAAATGTGATTTATCCTGATGATGGGACCCACTGGTGCAGTAGAAATTTAAGAGAcatatttgttccttttttgaGTTCTGATATCTGCATAGGTGATTACTGTAATTGTCTCTgttatttactcttttatttgGGCAATATacctttaatgtatatttttaaaatacattatatgatatatgctgggaaaaattgaaggcaggaggagaagggaatgacagaggatgagatggttggatggcatcactgatgtgatggacatgagctggagtaggctctgggagttggtgatggacagggaagcctggtgtgctgcaatccatggggtcacagagtcagacaggactgagcgattgagcCGAACTGACCTTTAATGTAGCTTAAGGCACTTTGTGTGGCGATAGGATCCATTGTGTATGAGTTTTGCTAAGAGCAGAGAAACTCATTTCTTTCATATTGGTGAGTCTTTCCTTGAAAAACAGTAACAATCttgaaatcaactatattttggATTAAATTAAGAACATCTACCTCACTTTTCACTGTACACAATTCCAACTTTTCTTGACATTCATGTAAAAAATAGGTTCCTTTCTCTTATATTGGTTCTGTATTTTTTTGTCACAAGGAGTAGATTTTAAACAAGAATCAGATACTTGATGGAATTGTCTTCTCTTATGAGGGTGTCACTGTGTTTTATGAGTATGAGGAGTGGAAGATGGGGGAGGGATATCATCACTAACAAAGCCAATACTGGAAAACACTTAGATATTTAAGATAGAAATATGCATCAAAATATTAGATGCCAGCCTGTACCCAGTGGATCGTGGTTGTGAGAACACATTTGAAGTTTATGTTCTTAGAACCTCCTAAAGGTTAGActtcgggagacagtgaaggacagggaagcctgctgtgctgcagtccaggaggttgcaaagagtcggacatgaccgagagactgaacaacaacaacaaacgttAGTCTAgtctaaaattttaaagacaagcaTGCAGCCAGCAGTGTTATGAGGGCTGGtattttctggatcatatgggagGTGATAGGGATTCTGTATGGAGTTTAGATTCTTGAACTGCACTGAGGGTATTTCCTACATGAGCAGGTGGTGTGTGTTAATGAAACAGCAGAACTAATCAATACTAGTGATGAAATTTTCCCTTAAGCTGTAGCTTTGAAACTGCAAAGTCTCTATAGCACaagattatttattttgtctCGCTCCTTCTCTGTCTTACAGTCTCTGTCTCTCCATATTATCTATACCTATATGGCTTTTTAAAGCAGGACAACAGTATCATATAATTTGCTATCTATTATTGAGAACTTACAAAGCACTGGGTACTTTGCTAACTACTTTACATTATTTATCTTACTTATCTATTGTATATGGGTTTTACTAAGATCACTGAGGTAGGTGATCTTGTGCCCCATATGAGATTATAAATGAAGCTGACACATTGATTTTCAACTTTGTGAGATCTGAAGTAGAGCACCCAGGTGACCTGACCTAAAGAAAGAATCAAACAGAAAATTTGAATTGTTTTATGGTgctaagtaatatatatatatatatatatatatatacacacacacacacacatatatatacatacacacacatatatataactaacacccaatatatatatatatatatatacatacacatatatatatacatacacacacatatatataactaacactaatatatatatatatatatatattataaatatatacataagctGATAACtaacatatgatattatataacTTTGtgatatataactgaatatatatatatatatacacacatatatatatacacatacacacacatatatataatcaaacagaaaatatatatatatatatatattcatacatatatatatatatacatacacacacacacatatataacacacacacacaatatatatatatatatattcacacacaaatatatatatatacatttttgttctATATAACTAAcacccaatatatatatatatatattcatacacatatatatatacatacacacacatatatataactaacacaatatatatatatatatattcatacacatatatatatacatacacacatatatatataactaacacctaatatatatatacatacacatatatatatacacatacacacacatatatataaacaacaccaatatatatatatatacatacatatatatatacacatacacacacatatatataactaacacatatatatatatatatatatatatatacatatatatatatatacatacacacatatatataactaacaccctatatatatatatatgtatatatatagaacaaaatatatatatattttgttctagaaggtatgtatgtatatatatatacatacatacatatatatattttggatgttagttatagaaggtcttgaatgaaccattcaacttcatcttcttcagcattactggtcagggcatagacttagattactgtgatattgaatggtttgccttgggaacgaacagagatctttctgtcatttttgagatttcatccaactactgcattttggattcttttgttgactaggatggctacttcatttcttctaagggattcttatccacagtagtagatataatggtcatctgagttaaatttatccactccagtccattttagttcactgattctgaaaatgtcaatgttcactcttgcaatctcctgtttgaccacttccaatttgccttgattcatggacctaacatttcaggttcctatgcaatattgatcTTTACAGTATCgtactttactttcatcaccagtcacatttataactaggtgttgtttttgctttggctccatctcttcattctttctgggtttatttctccattgtttctccagtagcatactgggcacctaccaacattttcattatagggaactggaaaacaaaagtaggaggtaaagagatacctggaataagagacaaatttggccttggaatacaaaataaaggagggcaaaggctaacagagtttttccaagagaactcactggtcatggcaaacacccttttccaacaacacaagagaagactatacacatggacatcaccagatggtcaacagtgaaatcagattgattatattctatgcagtcaaagatggaggagctctatacagtcagcaaaaataagactgggagctgactatggctcagatcatgaactccttactgccaaattcagacttaaattgaagaaagtagggaaaaccactaaaccattcaggtatgacctaaatcaaatcccttatgattatacagtggaaataatcaaatcagggattagatctgatagacagagtgcctgaagaactatggatggaggttcatggcattATAAagggggcagtgatcaagaccatccccaagaaaaagaaatgcaaagtcaacatggttgtcagaggaggccttacaaataactgagaaaggagagaagcaaaagggaacagagaaaaagaaagatatacccatttaaatgaagagtttcaaagaatagcattGAGAGAtacccaatgcaaagaaatagaggaaaacaatagaatgggaaagactagagatctcttcaagaaaattagtgacaccaagggaaactttcatgcaaagatgggctcaataaaggacagaaatggtatggacctaatataagcagaagatattaagacgaggtggtaagaacacacagaagaactatacaaaaaagatcttcatgacccagataaccacgatggtgtaatcactcacctaaagtcagacatcctggaatgtgaagtcaagtgggccttaggaaacatcattatgaacaaagctagtggaggtgatggaattccagctgagctatttcaaatcctaaaagataatgctgtgaaagttctgccttcaaatgccagcgaatttggaaaactcagcagtggccacaggactggaaaaggtcagttttcattccaaccccaaagaaaggcaatgtcaaagaattctcaaactaccgcacaactgcactcatctcaaatgctagcaaaacgaaagtcactcagttgtgtctgactctttgcaaccccatggactgtatcagttcaattcagttcagtcactcagtcgtgtccaactctttgtgacctcatgaatcgcagcacgccaggcctccctgtccatcagcatcttccagagttcactcaaactcatgtccattgagttggtgatgccatccagccatctcatcctctgtcgtccccttctcctcctgctcccaatccctcccagcatcagagtcttttccaatgagtcaactcttcacatgaggtggccaaagtactggagtttcagctttagcatcattccttccaaagaacacccagggctgatctttagaatggactggttggatctccttgcagtccaagggactctcaagagtcttctccgacaccacagttcaaaagcatcaagtcttcggtgctcagcttttttcacagtccaactctcacatccatacatgaccattggaaaaaccatagccttgactagacagacctttgttggcaaagtaatgtctctgcttttgaatatgctatccaggttggacataaatttccttccaaggagtaagcatcttttaatttcatggccacagtcaccatctgcagtgattttggagccccccaaaataaagtctgacactgtttccactgtttccccatctattttccatgaagtgatgggacggtatgccatggtcttcgttttctgaatgttgagctttaagccaactttttcactctcctctttcaccttcatcaagagggtctttaattcctcttccttttctgccataacggtggtgtcattgcatatctgaggttattgatatttttcccagcaattttgattccagctagtgcttctttcagcccagcgtttctcatgatgtactctgcatagaagttaaataagcagggtgacaatatacagccttgacgtactccttttcctatttggaaccagtctgttgttccatgttgagttctaactgttgcttcctgacctgcatataggtttctcaagaggcagatcaggtggtctggtattcccatctctttcagaattttccacagtttattgtgatccacacagtcactgtatagttcatggaattctccaagccagagtactgtagtgggtagcctttcccttctccaggggatcttcccaacccagtgatcaaacccaggtctcccacattgtaggcagattctttaccagctgagccaaagagAAGTCCAAGTttgtagcctatcctttctctggtggatcttccccacctaggaatcaaactggggtctcctgcactgtaggcggattctttaccaatgctaggtaagtaatgctcaaaattcttcaagtcaggcttcaacagtatgtgaactgtgaacttctagatgttcaagttggatttagaaaaggcagaagaaccagagatcaaattgccaacatccattggatcatagaaaaaacaagaaagttccagaaaaacttctacttctgctttattgactataccaaagcctttgactgtgtggatcacaataaattgtggaaaatacttaatgagatggaaataccagaccatcttacctgccccctgagaaatctgtttgcaggtcaagaagcaacagttagaactggacatggaacaacagactagatccaaatagggaaaggagtatgtcaaggctgcatattgtcaccctgcttatttaacttatatgcagaatacatcatgtgaaatgccaggctggatgaagcataacctggaatcaagttttcagggagaaatatcaataacctcagatatgcagatgacagcacccttatgacagaaagtgaagaagaactaaagagcctcttgatgaaagtgaaagaggaaagtgaaaaagttggcttctaactcaatattcagaaaacgaagatcatggcatctggtcccatcacttgatggtaaatagatggggaaacaatggaaacagtgacagactatttttttttttttttggctccaaaatcactgcagatggtgactgcagccatgaaattaaaagagagttgctccttagaagaaaagctatgaccaacctagacagcatattaaaaagcagagccattactttgccagcaaaggtccatttagttaaggctattgtttttccagcagtcatgtatggatgtgagtgttggactataaagaaagctgagtgctaaataattgatgtttttgaactgtggtgttggagaagactcttgaaagtcccctggacttcaagaagatccaaccagccaatcctaaaggaaatcagtcctgaacattcattagaaggactgatgctgaagctgaaactccaatactttggccacctgatgtgaagagctaactcattggaaaagaccctgatgctgggagagattgaaagtgggaggagaaggggacgacagaggatgagatggtttgatggcatcagtgatgcaaggacatgagtttgagcaagcttcaggagttggtgatggacagggaagcctggtgtgctgcaatccatggggtcacaaagattcagacatgactgagcaattgaactgaactagcaaTATTTAGGATACAACAGTGgaaatttaaaattgatttatcctatttttttttttacatgtatctgtgtgtttctgtctctctgtgtgaGAGAGAGTTAGAGAGGTAAGAGAGGGAGAAGACAGAATCATTCTATCCTTTTTTTCAAAGGCGACTTGTTATAAACAAAGTTGAGTATGATCCTAGAACTATGTAGCATATATGATGCAGTTTTTGTATAGAAAATGGGTTTTCAGTTTTTGATTAAATGCTGGGTGCTCTTGATATTCCCATAGAGAGAAGGAGAGATCAAAAGTGGAGAAATGACAAACATGAGCCTAGTGACAACGTTCATCCTCACGGGCCTTCCCCATGCACCAGAGCTGGACACATTCCTCTTTGGAATCTTCCTGGTGATCTATGTCCTCACTTTGGTGGGGAACCTACTCATCTTGCTGGTGATTATAGTGAATCCTCACCTGCACACCCCATGTACTACTTCCTAACCAACCTGTCCTTCATTGACATGTGGTACTCCACGGTCACTACACCCAAAATGCTGATGACCCTGGTGTCCCCAGAAGGCAGTCCTGTCTCCTTTCCCAGCTGTGTGGCCCAGCTCTACTCTTTCCACTTCCTGGGCAGCACCGAGTGTTTCCTCTACACCGTCATGTCCTATGACCGTTTCCTGGCCATCAGTTACCCACTAAGGTACGCCAGCATGATGAGTGGGAGAACGTGCGCTCTCCTGGCCACAAccacgtggctcagtggctcTGTGCACTCTGCTGTCCAGACCACACTGACGTTCCGTTTGCCCTTCTGTGGACCCAACCAGATCCAGCATTACATCTGTGATGCACCAGCCATCCTCAAACTGGCTTGTGCAGACACATCCACCGTGGAGATGGTGATCTTTGTCAAC containing:
- the LOC102287269 gene encoding LOW QUALITY PROTEIN: olfactory receptor 10G9 (The sequence of the model RefSeq protein was modified relative to this genomic sequence to represent the inferred CDS: inserted 1 base in 1 codon) produces the protein MTNMSLVTTFILTGLPHAPELDTFLFGIFLVIYVLTLVGNLLILLVIIVNPHLHTXMYYFLTNLSFIDMWYSTVTTPKMLMTLVSPEGSPVSFPSCVAQLYSFHFLGSTECFLYTVMSYDRFLAISYPLRYASMMSGRTCALLATTTWLSGSVHSAVQTTLTFRLPFCGPNQIQHYICDAPAILKLACADTSTVEMVIFVNIGVVASGCFLLIVLSYMSIIHSILKIRTSEGRWRAFQTCASHCTVVLCFFGPGVFIYLRPGSKEVVDRIVAVFYTVMTPLLNPVVYTLRNKDVRKALLKLKDKVVYSESK